One part of the Desulfovibrio sp. genome encodes these proteins:
- the tsaD gene encoding tRNA (adenosine(37)-N6)-threonylcarbamoyltransferase complex transferase subunit TsaD, with the protein MLCLGIESSCDETALALVEDGRLVEAVLASQADVHALFGGVVPELASREHYRFVGALFDELMRRSGRANAEIDLIAAARGPGLLGSLLVGVAFAKGLALGLGKPFLGVNHLHAHLLAVGLEHELRFPALGLLVSGGHTHLYRMESPWECSLLGRTLDDAAGEAFDKVGKFLGLAYPGGKLMDALARAGTAQPTLFPRPYLDNDNLDFSFSGLKTAATGQAAHLLAGQEWPRPLTDLAYAPQALKDYCASFNLAVVETLCAKTKRALDRNPDLKTLIMAGGVACNSLLRDRISQLMQGRGGEAFIPSGKLCTDNAAMIAHAAWLLGKSGYSHRLSMETIPRGKAIPNDMLSSLC; encoded by the coding sequence ATGCTGTGTCTTGGAATTGAAAGTTCTTGCGACGAAACTGCCTTGGCTCTGGTTGAAGACGGCAGACTGGTTGAAGCAGTACTGGCAAGTCAGGCAGACGTGCATGCCCTGTTTGGCGGGGTAGTGCCAGAGCTTGCCTCACGCGAGCATTACCGCTTTGTTGGCGCGCTTTTTGACGAACTGATGCGGCGCAGCGGCAGGGCCAATGCCGAGATCGACCTTATAGCGGCTGCGCGCGGGCCGGGCCTGCTTGGCAGCCTGCTTGTGGGGGTTGCTTTTGCCAAGGGGCTGGCCCTTGGGCTTGGCAAACCTTTTCTTGGGGTCAACCACCTGCACGCACATCTTCTGGCTGTGGGCCTTGAGCACGAGCTGCGTTTTCCGGCGCTTGGTCTGCTGGTTTCTGGTGGGCATACCCACCTGTACCGCATGGAATCGCCGTGGGAATGCAGCCTGCTTGGCCGCACTTTGGACGACGCGGCTGGTGAAGCTTTTGACAAGGTAGGCAAATTTCTTGGTCTTGCCTATCCCGGCGGCAAACTTATGGATGCTCTGGCGCGTGCTGGCACTGCCCAGCCCACGTTGTTTCCCCGGCCTTATCTTGATAATGATAATCTTGATTTCAGCTTCAGTGGTTTGAAAACCGCCGCAACCGGGCAGGCCGCTCATTTGCTGGCAGGGCAGGAATGGCCCCGCCCACTGACAGATTTAGCCTATGCGCCGCAGGCTTTGAAGGACTACTGCGCTTCGTTTAACCTCGCTGTGGTTGAGACCCTTTGCGCCAAAACAAAACGTGCACTTGACCGCAACCCTGATCTTAAAACATTGATAATGGCTGGCGGTGTGGCCTGCAATTCACTGCTGCGCGACCGTATCAGCCAGCTGATGCAGGGTAGGGGAGGCGAGGCCTTTATTCCCAGTGGTAAGTTATGCACTGACAATGCGGCCATGATTGCCCATGCTGCATGGCTTTTAGGCAAGAGTGGCTACAGTCATAGACTGAGTATGGAAACCATACCCCGTGGCAAGGCCATACCAAACGATATGCTGTCCAGCTTGTGCTGA
- the trxA gene encoding thioredoxin yields the protein MAEQVTDATFESVVLKSDLPVLLDFWAPWCGPCRAVGPIIDELATEYDGKVRVVKMNVDENPATPTKFGIRAIPTLVLFKKGETVEQITGAVTKAALKDLIDAKALA from the coding sequence ATGGCTGAACAGGTCACTGACGCCACCTTTGAAAGCGTTGTGCTCAAGTCTGATCTTCCGGTTCTTCTTGATTTCTGGGCTCCCTGGTGCGGCCCTTGTCGTGCGGTTGGTCCCATCATCGACGAACTGGCTACCGAGTATGACGGAAAGGTACGCGTTGTTAAAATGAACGTGGACGAAAATCCGGCCACGCCCACCAAGTTTGGCATTCGCGCTATCCCGACTCTTGTCCTTTTCAAAAAGGGCGAAACGGTTGAGCAGATCACCGGGGCCGTCACCAAGGCTGCCCTGAAAGACCTTATTGATGCAAAGGCTCTGGCATGA
- the trxB gene encoding thioredoxin-disulfide reductase: MKEYDAVVIGSGPAGITASMYLARSGCSVLMPEQLAAGGQILQTEAMENYPGFPKGIKGYELADLFDAHLAGLEVDRPAASVESVTGSAGHFVVRAGGVDYAAKTVIVCSGAHHKPLGLENEDRLRGHGVSYCAICDGNFFRNQTVAVVGGGNSALEESLYLAKIVGKLYLIHRRDEFRGHKIYQDKLDAHGDKIEILRSSVVSQLHGENELTGLTVKELKTGQERHLPVDGLFVYVGYEPSTGFLPAEVVRDEQGFIITDTEMRTNVSGIFAAGDIRSKLCRQVITAAGDGATAAQAAFVFLEQLHA, encoded by the coding sequence ATGAAGGAATATGATGCCGTTGTCATAGGCAGCGGCCCCGCTGGTATTACGGCCTCAATGTATCTGGCCCGTTCTGGCTGCTCGGTGCTCATGCCTGAGCAACTGGCGGCTGGCGGCCAGATTTTGCAGACTGAAGCCATGGAAAACTATCCTGGTTTTCCCAAGGGCATCAAGGGCTATGAACTGGCGGATCTTTTTGATGCGCATCTGGCCGGTCTAGAGGTAGACCGGCCTGCCGCATCAGTTGAATCGGTAACCGGTTCTGCAGGGCATTTTGTGGTTCGCGCTGGTGGTGTGGATTACGCGGCCAAGACGGTTATCGTTTGCTCTGGTGCGCATCACAAGCCTCTGGGGCTGGAAAACGAAGACAGGTTGCGCGGGCACGGCGTATCGTATTGCGCCATCTGCGACGGCAATTTTTTTCGTAACCAGACCGTCGCGGTAGTTGGTGGCGGAAATTCGGCGTTGGAAGAGTCGCTTTACCTTGCAAAGATCGTAGGAAAGCTCTATCTTATCCATCGCCGCGACGAATTCCGCGGGCATAAGATTTATCAGGATAAGCTTGACGCCCATGGCGACAAGATCGAGATTCTGCGCAGCAGCGTTGTAAGCCAGTTACACGGCGAAAACGAGCTCACAGGTCTTACGGTTAAGGAACTGAAGACCGGTCAGGAACGGCATCTGCCTGTAGACGGACTTTTCGTCTACGTAGGTTATGAGCCTTCCACCGGCTTTTTGCCCGCAGAGGTCGTCCGTGACGAACAAGGCTTCATTATCACCGATACTGAAATGCGCACGAATGTTTCGGGCATTTTTGCTGCTGGTGATATTCGCTCCAAGCTTTGCCGTCAGGTAATCACTGCCGCCGGTGACGGCGCAACTGCCGCGCAGGCGGCGTTTGTATTCTTGGAACAGCTCCATGCATAA
- a CDS encoding outer membrane protein assembly factor BamD, protein MHKKLLRSLLLVISMFAVSGCGIIDMIYLPPAEDTAQEVFEAANDAMSEKNYVRAVELYNKLRDTYPFSPYTVDAELSLADAYYLDEEYELAAETYKDFESLHPRHEAIPYVLYQTGMSLMKQFRTIDRATTELKEAYDYFDRLRQTFPDSPYSKSAEEHMRICRQLMAEHELYIADVFWHMKKYGPAWHRYEYVMANFKDVPEVAEHAKEKSLAAYHNYREIQSQEVRENREGSWKKWFTWL, encoded by the coding sequence ATGCATAAAAAACTGCTTCGCTCCCTTTTGCTTGTTATAAGCATGTTTGCGGTATCCGGTTGCGGCATCATCGATATGATATACCTGCCGCCGGCGGAAGATACCGCCCAGGAGGTTTTTGAAGCCGCCAACGACGCCATGAGTGAGAAAAACTACGTGCGCGCCGTGGAGCTGTACAACAAACTTCGCGATACATATCCATTCAGCCCGTACACGGTTGATGCGGAACTGTCGCTGGCCGATGCTTATTACCTTGACGAGGAATATGAACTCGCAGCCGAAACCTACAAGGATTTCGAATCGCTGCATCCCCGTCATGAAGCTATCCCCTACGTTCTGTACCAGACTGGCATGTCGCTCATGAAGCAGTTCCGGACCATCGACCGGGCTACTACAGAACTTAAGGAAGCTTACGACTATTTTGACCGCCTGCGCCAGACCTTCCCCGATTCGCCCTACTCCAAGAGCGCGGAAGAGCACATGCGCATATGCCGTCAGTTGATGGCCGAGCACGAGCTGTATATTGCCGACGTGTTCTGGCACATGAAGAAATACGGCCCCGCTTGGCATCGCTACGAATATGTCATGGCAAACTTCAAGGATGTGCCTGAGGTTGCCGAGCATGCCAAGGAAAAGAGTCTTGCTGCGTACCACAACTACCGCGAAATTCAGTCACA